One window of the Triticum dicoccoides isolate Atlit2015 ecotype Zavitan chromosome 3B, WEW_v2.0, whole genome shotgun sequence genome contains the following:
- the LOC119280820 gene encoding very-long-chain (3R)-3-hydroxyacyl-CoA dehydratase PASTICCINO 2B-like, with protein MAAAAPGSALRRLYLSAYNWVVFFGWAQVLCYAASALLESGHEAVYAAVERPLQFAQTAAFMEILHSILGFVRSPISTTLPQITGRLYITWGILWSFREAQSHILVTSLIISWSITEIIRYSFFGMKETFGFAPYWLLWLRYSTFLVFYPIGLLSEVGLIFIAIPSMKTSWKCRLMMPNKWNFSFDYRYELALTMALYVPGFPYLFRYMVAKRKKVLSAKKTA; from the exons ATGGCGGCAGCCGCGCCCGGGTCGGCGCTCCGGCGGCTCTACCTCTCCGCCTACAACTGGGTGGTCTTCTTCGGATG GGCGCAGGTGCTATGCTACGCGGcctcggcgctgctggagagcggcCACGAGGCCGTCTACGCCGCCGTCGAGCGGCCGCTGCAGTTCGCGCAGACCGCAGCCTTCATGGAG ATTCTCCATTCGATTTTAG GATTCGTGAGGTCTCCGATCTCGACAACTCTTCCACAGATCACTGGAAGATTGTACATCACATGGGGAATCTTGTGGAGCTTTCGTGAG GCACAATCTCACATTCTTGTAACTTCATTGATCATAAGCTGGTCCATCACTGAG ATCATCAGATATTCTTTCTTTGGAATGAAGGAGACATTTGGGTTTGCACCTTACTGGCTCCTATGGCTTAG ATATAGCACCTTTCTGGTGTTCTATCCTATCGGTCTGTTAAGTGAGGTTGGCCTAATCTTTATTGCCATTCCTTCTATGAAG ACATCATGGAAATGCCGCCTTATGATGCCTAATAAATGGAATTTCTCCTTCGACTACCGCTATGAATTGGCTCTCACCATGGCTCTATATGTTCCAG GGTTTCCCTACTTGTTCCGTTATATGGTGGCTAAGCGGAAGAAGGTCTTGTCAGCGAAGAAAACTGCATGA
- the LOC119274779 gene encoding uncharacterized protein LOC119274779 isoform X2, with product MGGEPLLTSLSMENSNSHPCTLLSMDPAGSHPASADSSGGGGAVNGVGAGADRELFIIPRHESVRQGPPDINVPLSADPSPPPALWSLDTFDIFDVGLGTHTHESEVALTLPKSSGNGSAAVGVGARKCAKRGDSIWGAWFFFNHYFRPALVEKAKEKVTRDASGSITGFDKSDLRLDVFLVQHDMENLYMWVFKERPDNALGKMQLRSFMNGHSKHGEPSFPFSADKGFSRSHRMQRKHYRGLSNPQCLHGIEIVNSPNLSAVPEADMKRWAELTGRDLNFSIPAEASDFESWRNLPSTDFELDRPQPAASKSVAHTSHNNNHKKALNGSGLNLSTPPSSDDGMDLSPKCHKRRKDFFGHGVEEDCAMANNSCSEREQEVEVHTGEPSWMHDFTGVAKHASGPVTAAKTIYEDDEGYLIMVSMLLSDPHSVKVTWRNTLTHGVVKITCVSTARMPFVKRHDRTFKLTDPSPEHCPPGEFVREIPLATRIPENAKIEAYYDETGTGLEIMVPKHRVGPEEHEVQVLHHYIGGDPLDYSFL from the exons ATGGGAGGAGAGCCCCTCCTCACCTCCCTCTCCATGGAGAACAGCAACAGCCATCCCTGCACCCTCCTCTCCATGGACCCTGCCGGGTCGCACCCGGCCTCGGCCGACtcctccggcggtggcggcgccgtcAACGGGGTCGGCGCCGGTGCTGACAGGGAACTCTTCATCATTCCGCGGCACGAGTCTGTGCGTCAAGGCCCGCCGGACATCAACGTCCCGCTGTCAGCAGACCCCTCCCCGCCGCCTGCATTGTGGAGCCTTGACACGTTCGACATTTTCGATGTCGGCCTTGGCACGCACACTCATGAGTCTGAGGTTGCGCTGACGCTTCCAAAGTCGAGCGGCAACGGCAGTGCCGCAGTCGGCGTCGGCGCGAGGAAGTGCGCTAAGAGGGGGGACAGCATTTGGGGAGCTTGGTTCTTCTTCAATCACTACTTCAGGCCTGCACTTGTGGAGAAGGCAAAGGAGAAGGTGACGCGCGACGCATCTGGGAGCATCACCGGTTTTGATAAGTCTGATCTCCGCCTTGATGTCTTCCTGGTGCAGCATGACATGGAGAACTTGTACATGTGGGTTTTTAAGGAACGGCCTGACAATGCACTTGGGAAGATGCAGCTCCGGAGTTTCATGAATGGGCATTCCAAGCACGGGGAGCCATCTTTTCCGTTCAGTGCGGACAAGGGCTTTTCGAGGTCGCACCGCATGCAGCGAAAGCACTACCGTGGTCTGTCCAACCCACAGTGCCTTCATGGGATTGAGATTGTGAACTCACCAAACTTGTCGGCAGTTCCTGAGGCTGATATGAAGAGGTGGGCTGAGCTTACAGGAAGGGACCTTAATTTCTCAATACCGGCTGAAGCGAGTGACTTTGAGTCATGGAGGAATCTTCCAAGCACTGATTTTGAACTTGATAGGCCACAGCCAGCAGCGTCAAAGAGTGTCGCACATACCTCTCATAATAATAATCACAAGAAGGCACTGAATGGTTCAGGTCTGAACCTATCTACACCACCGTCATCAGACGATGGGATGGACCTTTCACCAAAGTGCCACAAACGCCGCAAGGACTTCTTTGGTCATGGCGTAGAAGAGGATTGTGCGATGGCCAATAATTCCTGTTCTGAAAGAGAGCAAGAGGTAGAAGTCCACACCGGTGAGCCGTCATGGATGCACGACTTCACTGGCGTGGCAAAGCACGCAAGTGGGCCTGTTACTGCTGCCAAGACGATATACGAGGATGATGAAGGCTACCTGATAATGGTGAGCATGCTCTTATCCGATCCACACAGCGTGAAGGTCACCTGGAGGAACACGCTGACGCATGGCGTCGTGAAGATAACATGTGTGAGCACCGCCCGCATGCCCTTCGTCAAGAGGCACGACAGGACCTTCAAGCTGACCGACCCTTCCCCTGAGCACTGCCCTCCCGGCGAGTTTGTGAGGGAGATACCTCTGGCCACAAGGATCCCAGAGAATGCCAAGATCGAAGCGTATTATGACGAGACCGGTACTGGACTGGAGATCATGGTCCCGAAGCACCGGGTCGGACCGGAGGAGCATGAAGTCCAG GTGCTACATCACTACATTGGTGGTGATCCCCTTGACTATTCCTTTCTGTGA
- the LOC119274779 gene encoding uncharacterized protein LOC119274779 isoform X1, which translates to MGGEPLLTSLSMENSNSHPCTLLSMDPAGSHPASADSSGGGGAVNGVGAGADRELFIIPRHESVRQGPPDINVPLSADPSPPPALWSLDTFDIFDVGLGTHTHESEVALTLPKSSGNGSAAVGVGARKCAKRGDSIWGAWFFFNHYFRPALVEKAKEKVTRDASGSITGFDKSDLRLDVFLVQHDMENLYMWVFKERPDNALGKMQLRSFMNGHSKHGEPSFPFSADKGFSRSHRMQRKHYRGLSNPQCLHGIEIVNSPNLSAVPEADMKRWAELTGRDLNFSIPAEASDFESWRNLPSTDFELDRPQPAASKSVAHTSHNNNHKKALNGSGLNLSTPPSSDDGMDLSPKCHKRRKDFFGHGVEEDCAMANNSCSEREQEVEVHTGEPSWMHDFTGVAKHASGPVTAAKTIYEDDEGYLIMVSMLLSDPHSVKVTWRNTLTHGVVKITCVSTARMPFVKRHDRTFKLTDPSPEHCPPGEFVREIPLATRIPENAKIEAYYDETGTGLEIMVPKHRVGPEEHEVQVCMRPPHLGDNDLVLS; encoded by the coding sequence ATGGGAGGAGAGCCCCTCCTCACCTCCCTCTCCATGGAGAACAGCAACAGCCATCCCTGCACCCTCCTCTCCATGGACCCTGCCGGGTCGCACCCGGCCTCGGCCGACtcctccggcggtggcggcgccgtcAACGGGGTCGGCGCCGGTGCTGACAGGGAACTCTTCATCATTCCGCGGCACGAGTCTGTGCGTCAAGGCCCGCCGGACATCAACGTCCCGCTGTCAGCAGACCCCTCCCCGCCGCCTGCATTGTGGAGCCTTGACACGTTCGACATTTTCGATGTCGGCCTTGGCACGCACACTCATGAGTCTGAGGTTGCGCTGACGCTTCCAAAGTCGAGCGGCAACGGCAGTGCCGCAGTCGGCGTCGGCGCGAGGAAGTGCGCTAAGAGGGGGGACAGCATTTGGGGAGCTTGGTTCTTCTTCAATCACTACTTCAGGCCTGCACTTGTGGAGAAGGCAAAGGAGAAGGTGACGCGCGACGCATCTGGGAGCATCACCGGTTTTGATAAGTCTGATCTCCGCCTTGATGTCTTCCTGGTGCAGCATGACATGGAGAACTTGTACATGTGGGTTTTTAAGGAACGGCCTGACAATGCACTTGGGAAGATGCAGCTCCGGAGTTTCATGAATGGGCATTCCAAGCACGGGGAGCCATCTTTTCCGTTCAGTGCGGACAAGGGCTTTTCGAGGTCGCACCGCATGCAGCGAAAGCACTACCGTGGTCTGTCCAACCCACAGTGCCTTCATGGGATTGAGATTGTGAACTCACCAAACTTGTCGGCAGTTCCTGAGGCTGATATGAAGAGGTGGGCTGAGCTTACAGGAAGGGACCTTAATTTCTCAATACCGGCTGAAGCGAGTGACTTTGAGTCATGGAGGAATCTTCCAAGCACTGATTTTGAACTTGATAGGCCACAGCCAGCAGCGTCAAAGAGTGTCGCACATACCTCTCATAATAATAATCACAAGAAGGCACTGAATGGTTCAGGTCTGAACCTATCTACACCACCGTCATCAGACGATGGGATGGACCTTTCACCAAAGTGCCACAAACGCCGCAAGGACTTCTTTGGTCATGGCGTAGAAGAGGATTGTGCGATGGCCAATAATTCCTGTTCTGAAAGAGAGCAAGAGGTAGAAGTCCACACCGGTGAGCCGTCATGGATGCACGACTTCACTGGCGTGGCAAAGCACGCAAGTGGGCCTGTTACTGCTGCCAAGACGATATACGAGGATGATGAAGGCTACCTGATAATGGTGAGCATGCTCTTATCCGATCCACACAGCGTGAAGGTCACCTGGAGGAACACGCTGACGCATGGCGTCGTGAAGATAACATGTGTGAGCACCGCCCGCATGCCCTTCGTCAAGAGGCACGACAGGACCTTCAAGCTGACCGACCCTTCCCCTGAGCACTGCCCTCCCGGCGAGTTTGTGAGGGAGATACCTCTGGCCACAAGGATCCCAGAGAATGCCAAGATCGAAGCGTATTATGACGAGACCGGTACTGGACTGGAGATCATGGTCCCGAAGCACCGGGTCGGACCGGAGGAGCATGAAGTCCAGGTTTGCATGAGGCCCCCGCATCTTGGCGACAATGATCTCGTTTTATCATAA